A single Dreissena polymorpha isolate Duluth1 chromosome 14, UMN_Dpol_1.0, whole genome shotgun sequence DNA region contains:
- the LOC127858796 gene encoding uncharacterized protein LOC127858796 — translation MRDDLRETYQIRYTETGGILIILNHTETIHGMYKCCETYRPDNFVDTSIPPQDASSSLTTTVGSEQVVTSRCQQSSPPSTTRESKTASSSLVSITMCLAIIAIVLAVISFGFSMKKILLFSNKDNQRNCVSALKYTALSSSDIHVA, via the exons ATGCGGGATGATCTACGGGAGACATACCAGATTCGATATACTGAGACCGGAGGAATTCTCATCATACTGAATCATACAGAAACCATACACGGCATGTATAAATGCTGCGAAACGTACCGCCCCGACAATTTTGTGGACACGTCAATACCACCACAGGATGCTAGTTCTTCACTGACGACAACCGTTGGGTCGGAGCAAG TTGTAACAAGTAGATGTCAGCAATCTAGTCCACCCTCAACAACGAGAGAAAGTAAAACAGCTAGTTCGTCTTTGGTATCAATTACCATGTGTCTGGCAATTATTGCAATTGTTCTTGCTGTAATAAGTTTCGGGTTTTCAATGAAGAAGATACTGCTATTTAGCAATAAAG ataATCAGCGCAACTGCGTTAGTGCACTGAAGTATACAGCATTAAG TTCCAGCGACATACACGTGGCGTGA
- the LOC127858288 gene encoding uncharacterized protein LOC127858288 yields MKATLPKLPVTFMQPSTVYAEASSTEEPNITFIWRGTTQSDNITDITVKSVTLGGLNDRIKPPLNSKAFMTELALKIAGPFVLIYMGMMVFIFRQKLCSRLIKGGSSQTGFLQSNTAALPDDSIYSFANETECEPRTNCGSPRVDDGMCIPEMPTEDPTYNRTMGCAADWQNTDACSSTPRQPSSDAKHLATNESLFTNAEDAPYSLVCLDKGTKVTVCHGPTRTTPESASDPVYTVVNKNKKATTACKTQEMIPQPTRTTPESASDPVHSVVNKDKKANTVCKTQVMIPQHFSNSSPTLESDDIAYSVANECKATDGGTSLEHSTTKTDDCKPDDSDYADIVEFFSIK; encoded by the exons ATGAAAGCGACCCTGCCGAAGTTACCAGTCACG TTTATGCAGCCATCAACAGTTTACGCTGAAGCAAGTTCTACGGAAGAGCCCAACATAACTTTTATTTGGAGAG GAACGACCCAATCGGACAACATTACGGACATTACCGTCAAATCCGTGACGTTAGGTGGACTAAATGACAGAATCAAGCCACCGTTGAATTCCAAAG CTTTTATGACAGAATTAGCTCTCAAAATAGCTGGACCATTCGTGTTGATATACATGGGAATGATGGTGTTCATTTTTCGACAGAAACTATGCTCCAGACTCATAAAag GAGGCTCAAGTCAAACCGGATTTTTGCAGTCGAACACAGc GGCACTCCCAGATGACAGTATATATTCGTTCGCAAACGAAACTG AATGTGAGCCACGCACAAATTG TGGCTCACCACGTGTTGATGATGGTATGTGCATTCCTGAGATGCCAACAGAGGATCCGACATACAACAGGACCATGGGCTGTGCTGCAGACTGGCAAA ATACAGATGCTTGTTCTTCCACCCC GAGGCAGCCTTCGTCGGATGCAAAACATCTCGCCACAAATGAGTCTTTATTCACAAATGCTGAAGACGCGCCGTACTCGCTTGTTTGCCTAGACAAAG GCACCAAGGTTACTGTCTGTCACGG ACCGACTCGTACTACCCCAGAAAGTGCCAGTGACCCTGTGTATACTGTCGTTAACAAAAACAAGAAAGCAACCACTG cTTGCAAGACACAAGAGATGATTCCGCA GCCGACTCGTACTACCCCAGAAAGTGCCAGTGACCCTGTGCATAGTGTCGTCAACAAGGACAAGAAAGCAAACACTG TTTGCAAGACACAAGTGATGATTCCACA GCACTTTTCTAATTCTTCTCCCACATTGGAATCGGATGACATTGCATATAGTGTGGCGAACGAGTGCAAAGCAACAG ATGGAGGGACATCACTTGAGCATTC CACCACTAAGACTGATGATTGTAAACCCGATGACAGCGACTATGCAGATATCGTGGAATTCTTCAGTATcaaatga